In 'Nostoc azollae' 0708, the following are encoded in one genomic region:
- a CDS encoding NAD(+) kinase — MPKAGIIYNDIKPIAVRVAIELKNQLTAAGWDVCVTTSMGGILGYSHPDSSVCHTPITGLKPPGFDSDMDFGVVLGGDGTVLAASRQVAPCGIPLLTVNTGHMGFLTETYLNQLPQAIEQVMAGKYEIEERVMLTVKVVREEAVLWEALCLNEMVLHREPLTSMCHFEIAIGHHAAVDIAADGVIVSTPTGSTAYSLSAGGPVITPGAPVLQLVPICPHSLASRALVFPDSEPVNIYPVNIPRLVMVVDGTSGCYIIPGNRVYLERSPYNARFIRLHSPEFFRILREKLGWGLPHIAKPNSVELP; from the coding sequence GTGCCGAAAGCAGGCATTATTTACAACGACATCAAGCCGATAGCGGTTCGTGTCGCTATCGAACTGAAAAATCAGCTAACCGCAGCTGGTTGGGATGTGTGTGTGACAACTAGTATGGGTGGTATACTCGGCTATTCCCATCCTGATAGTTCAGTATGCCACACGCCGATTACAGGTCTAAAACCCCCTGGTTTTGACTCAGACATGGACTTTGGGGTGGTGTTAGGAGGAGACGGTACTGTTTTAGCAGCGTCTCGTCAAGTGGCACCCTGTGGTATCCCTTTGTTGACGGTGAATACTGGTCACATGGGATTTTTGACAGAAACTTATCTTAACCAACTGCCCCAAGCCATTGAACAGGTAATGGCAGGTAAGTATGAAATCGAAGAACGAGTCATGCTCACCGTCAAAGTTGTACGGGAAGAGGCAGTATTATGGGAAGCTCTCTGTTTAAATGAAATGGTGCTGCATCGAGAACCTTTAACGTCGATGTGTCATTTTGAGATTGCAATTGGTCATCATGCAGCGGTGGATATTGCAGCCGATGGTGTAATTGTTTCTACTCCAACTGGTTCAACTGCTTATTCATTAAGTGCCGGTGGTCCTGTGATTACTCCTGGTGCACCTGTATTGCAGCTAGTACCAATTTGTCCCCATTCCCTAGCTTCTAGGGCTTTGGTGTTTCCTGATAGTGAACCGGTTAACATCTATCCAGTGAATATTCCCCGGTTGGTGATGGTGGTAGATGGAACTAGCGGGTGCTATATTATACCAGGAAATCGGGTATATTTGGAGCGCTCACCATATAATGCTCGCTTCATTCGCTTACACTCACCAGAGTTTTTCCGTATTTTAAGGGAAAAGTTAGGTTGGGGTCTACCACATATTGCTAAACCAAATTCAGTAGAATTACCTTAG
- the coaBC gene encoding bifunctional phosphopantothenoylcysteine decarboxylase/phosphopantothenate--cysteine ligase CoaBC, with the protein MQSSANPKSQIPNPQSRRVIVAIGGGIAAYKVCELVSTLFKSGVEVRVILTKSAQEFVTPLTLATLSRHQAYTDDYFCQPIYFRPLHIELGEWADLIVIAPLTANTLAKLAYGMADNLLTNTVLASTCPVLLAPAMNTDMWEQVAVQRNWRQLLTDKRFHGIETGSGLLACDRIGAGRMAEPAEICVYIQSLLHTQGKRDLAGKQILISAGGTQEYLDPVRFIGNPSTGKMGLGLAQAALHRGAKVILVHCPASWDVPLGVEGIEVVSADQMQHVMLERLANADITVMSAAVADIKPQEYSTEKLPKRSLPENLPLAPVPDIVAELGKRKQPHQSLIGFAAQTGDIITPAREKLQRKQLDAIVANPIDKTDSGFGSDNNQAVFLDKQGREVEIPACSKLEMAHYLFDFLVGNW; encoded by the coding sequence ATGCAATCATCTGCAAATCCCAAATCCCAAATCCCAAATCCTCAATCCAGACGAGTTATTGTTGCTATAGGCGGCGGTATCGCCGCCTATAAAGTCTGTGAATTAGTTTCTACTCTGTTTAAGTCTGGGGTAGAAGTGCGAGTTATTCTTACTAAGTCTGCTCAAGAATTTGTCACTCCTTTAACTTTAGCCACTTTATCCCGGCATCAAGCTTATACTGATGATTATTTTTGCCAACCAATTTATTTTCGTCCCTTGCATATTGAGTTGGGTGAATGGGCCGATTTAATCGTAATTGCGCCTTTAACTGCTAATACTTTGGCTAAATTAGCTTATGGAATGGCAGATAATTTACTGACAAATACTGTTCTCGCTTCTACTTGTCCCGTGTTGTTAGCACCAGCCATGAATACAGATATGTGGGAACAGGTAGCGGTGCAAAGAAATTGGCGGCAGCTGTTGACAGATAAGAGGTTTCATGGTATTGAAACTGGTTCTGGTTTGCTGGCGTGCGATCGCATTGGTGCTGGCAGAATGGCAGAACCCGCAGAAATATGTGTTTATATTCAATCTTTATTACATACCCAAGGGAAAAGAGATTTAGCTGGCAAGCAGATTTTAATCAGTGCTGGAGGAACGCAAGAATATTTAGATCCGGTGCGATTTATTGGCAATCCCTCCACAGGTAAAATGGGTTTAGGATTAGCACAGGCAGCACTGCACAGAGGTGCAAAAGTAATATTAGTGCATTGTCCAGCGAGTTGGGATGTACCTTTGGGAGTGGAAGGAATTGAGGTAGTTAGTGCAGACCAAATGCAGCACGTAATGTTAGAGCGTTTAGCTAATGCAGATATAACTGTCATGTCTGCCGCAGTTGCAGATATCAAGCCTCAAGAATATAGTACCGAAAAATTACCCAAGCGATCACTCCCCGAAAATTTACCTCTTGCACCAGTACCGGATATAGTTGCTGAATTAGGAAAACGCAAACAACCCCATCAATCATTAATTGGTTTTGCAGCACAAACAGGCGATATTATTACTCCTGCGCGGGAAAAATTGCAGAGAAAACAATTAGATGCAATTGTAGCGAATCCTATTGATAAGACTGATAGTGGTTTTGGTAGTGATAATAATCAAGCGGTGTTTTTAGATAAGCAAGGAAGAGAGGTAGAAATTCCGGCTTGTTCTAAGTTGGAAATGGCGCATTATTTATTTGATTTTCTTGTTGGTAATTGGTGA
- a CDS encoding DUF2555 domain-containing protein yields MTTLSISRKEIAAMTATEVKDLANRLELDNYSNAFEGLNDWHLLRAIAFQRPELVEPYIHLLDLEPYDEA; encoded by the coding sequence ATGACAACTCTAAGCATTTCCAGGAAAGAAATTGCTGCTATGACAGCAACAGAAGTAAAAGATTTAGCTAACCGTCTGGAATTAGATAATTATAGTAATGCTTTTGAGGGTTTAAATGATTGGCATCTACTGCGAGCAATCGCGTTTCAGCGTCCAGAGTTGGTTGAGCCGTACATCCACCTTTTAGATTTAGAACCCTACGACGAAGCCTAG
- a CDS encoding efflux RND transporter periplasmic adaptor subunit has product MTSPESETDFPDISQPAFEPPPKSQQRWLRLLIALVLIIGGGGAINSRLLTPEKPSPALANAQPPAVKVKLSTVETGTVEDTTEYIANLESRQSVNLQPRIQGQVTQIFVRSGDSVSDGAAIMQIDARQQQEAVNSLSAAAQIAKAQLENTRATLQSLEAEKLGKVADLRLNQQDYNRYSELANQGAVARQTKDLYSNKLDTAKAELNAINSRIQAQKASISQAEKSLEQADANIRQQQVQLQYYKIIAPFSGKVGDIPVKIGDVVNISTKLATITQNRPLDVKIPIPLEKGLRLREGLPVELMNAQGQTLATTKVFFISPNINKNSQSILVKALYDNSAGQLRADQLIRAKVIWDQRSGVLIPTTAVSRIAGENFVVAQTEKSPQGNSQLIAKQKQVKLGDIKGNTYQVIEGLKADEKLIISGVQNLRDGLPIIPE; this is encoded by the coding sequence ATGACATCCCCTGAGTCTGAAACTGATTTTCCAGATATTTCCCAGCCAGCATTTGAGCCACCCCCCAAATCACAACAACGGTGGCTGAGATTATTGATAGCTCTCGTGCTAATCATTGGGGGTGGAGGAGCCATAAATTCGCGGTTACTGACTCCTGAAAAACCAAGTCCAGCATTAGCTAATGCTCAACCCCCAGCAGTAAAAGTCAAATTATCAACTGTAGAAACAGGTACAGTCGAAGATACTACAGAGTATATTGCTAATTTAGAATCCAGGCAATCAGTTAATCTCCAACCCAGAATTCAGGGTCAAGTAACCCAGATATTTGTAAGATCAGGCGACTCAGTCTCAGATGGTGCCGCCATTATGCAAATAGATGCTAGACAGCAACAAGAAGCAGTTAATAGTTTATCCGCTGCTGCTCAAATAGCAAAAGCACAACTAGAAAATACCCGTGCTACACTCCAATCGTTGGAAGCAGAAAAACTAGGTAAAGTTGCTGATTTACGGTTAAACCAACAAGATTACAATCGCTATTCTGAATTAGCTAATCAAGGGGCTGTAGCTCGTCAGACAAAAGATTTGTATTCAAATAAACTAGACACAGCTAAAGCCGAACTCAATGCCATAAATTCTCGAATTCAAGCCCAAAAAGCCAGCATATCTCAAGCGGAAAAATCCTTAGAACAAGCTGATGCAAATATTAGACAACAACAAGTTCAGCTTCAGTATTATAAAATCATTGCTCCCTTTAGTGGTAAAGTTGGGGATATTCCTGTGAAAATAGGTGATGTAGTAAATATTTCTACGAAACTAGCTACTATTACCCAAAATCGACCTTTAGACGTGAAAATCCCTATTCCATTGGAGAAAGGACTCCGATTACGTGAAGGACTACCAGTAGAACTAATGAATGCCCAAGGTCAAACCTTGGCTACTACCAAAGTATTTTTTATCTCTCCAAATATCAACAAGAATTCTCAATCTATACTCGTTAAAGCACTTTATGATAATTCCGCAGGTCAGTTGCGAGCAGATCAATTAATTCGAGCAAAAGTGATTTGGGATCAGCGTTCAGGGGTTCTTATTCCTACTACAGCAGTATCTAGAATAGCAGGAGAAAATTTTGTTGTAGCCCAAACCGAAAAATCTCCTCAAGGCAATTCCCAATTAATAGCTAAACAAAAGCAAGTGAAGTTAGGGGATATTAAAGGTAATACTTACCAAGTGATTGAAGGATTGAAAGCAGATGAAAAACTAATAATTTCAGGAGTACAAAATCTCCGAGATGGACTACCAATAATTCCTGAGTAA
- a CDS encoding site-2 protease family protein: protein MFTSSETPIIAAVVLVAFGILGWGFYRARPFGKLGILAWLQSVVLMTPWLLFFGLFAAGIYINIAGILLLVVTSAGVYIFLGRQLRQAGQDAILKQRATERLADAATSNTNNPVVIAGVKLQPITIPEEDLNTIKGIFGIDTFFATETIPYQEGAILKGNLRGEPEEVHNHLMRSLQERLGDKYRLFLMENTDGKPVMIVLPSRTDPKPIQLPQKVFAVILLVATIATNLEAAGLLLNFDLVANPGRFSEALPIGLGIFTILIAHEIGHWFLGRKHQVKLSWPFFLPAVQIGSFGAITRFESLLPNRKALFDIALAGPAFGGIVSLIMLVTGLLLSQPGSLFQLPNKFFQGSILVGSLARVVLGSAVQGPFVNVHPLVIIGWLGLVITALNLMPAGQLDGGRIVQAIYGRKTAARATIATLILLALVSLGNTLAMYWAIVIFFLQRDAERPSLNEVSEPDDARAALGLLALFLMIATLLPLTPALAGRLGIG from the coding sequence ATGTTTACTTCATCAGAAACTCCTATAATTGCAGCAGTTGTGCTGGTAGCGTTCGGAATTTTGGGTTGGGGCTTTTACCGCGCCAGACCTTTTGGTAAACTGGGAATCCTAGCCTGGTTACAGTCAGTAGTATTGATGACTCCTTGGCTGTTATTTTTTGGCTTGTTTGCTGCCGGAATTTATATCAATATAGCGGGTATATTGTTATTGGTAGTTACTTCTGCTGGTGTGTATATTTTCTTAGGTAGACAGTTACGCCAAGCTGGTCAAGATGCCATTCTGAAACAACGGGCAACAGAAAGACTTGCAGATGCAGCTACATCAAATACCAATAATCCAGTAGTGATTGCAGGAGTGAAACTGCAACCAATAACAATACCAGAAGAAGATTTGAATACCATTAAAGGTATTTTCGGTATTGACACATTTTTCGCCACAGAAACCATCCCCTATCAAGAAGGTGCGATTTTAAAAGGCAATTTGCGGGGAGAACCAGAGGAAGTTCATAACCATCTTATGAGAAGTTTGCAGGAACGTTTAGGTGATAAATATCGCCTGTTCTTAATGGAAAATACAGACGGTAAACCGGTGATGATTGTTTTACCTAGTCGTACTGACCCAAAGCCGATCCAGTTACCACAAAAAGTCTTTGCGGTGATTCTCTTGGTAGCAACTATCGCCACCAATTTAGAAGCGGCAGGATTATTGCTGAATTTCGATTTAGTTGCCAATCCAGGAAGGTTTTCTGAAGCTTTGCCTATCGGTTTGGGAATATTTACAATTTTGATAGCTCACGAAATTGGTCATTGGTTTCTGGGACGAAAGCACCAGGTCAAATTGAGTTGGCCTTTTTTCCTACCAGCTGTGCAGATTGGTTCTTTTGGGGCAATTACTCGCTTTGAGTCTCTATTACCTAACCGTAAGGCATTATTTGATATTGCTTTGGCAGGGCCAGCTTTTGGCGGTATTGTTTCTTTGATCATGCTGGTAACAGGTTTGTTACTTTCTCAGCCTGGTAGTTTATTTCAATTACCAAATAAGTTTTTCCAAGGCTCAATTTTAGTAGGTAGCTTGGCGCGGGTTGTGCTGGGTTCGGCTGTACAAGGGCCGTTTGTAAATGTTCATCCTCTAGTGATCATTGGTTGGTTGGGATTAGTGATTACGGCTTTAAACCTAATGCCTGCTGGACAACTAGATGGTGGGCGCATTGTCCAGGCGATTTATGGACGCAAAACAGCAGCAAGGGCAACTATTGCGACTTTAATTTTGCTGGCGTTGGTGTCTTTAGGTAATACGCTGGCTATGTATTGGGCGATTGTGATTTTCTTCTTACAACGGGATGCAGAACGCCCTAGTTTGAATGAAGTTTCTGAACCTGATGATGCTAGGGCTGCTTTAGGTCTTTTAGCTCTATTTTTGATGATTGCTACTCTCTTACCTTTAACACCTGCTTTGGCTGGAAGGCTGGGAATAGGGTAA
- a CDS encoding type II toxin-antitoxin system Phd/YefM family antitoxin yields the protein MSVIIASEARANFPDIMNRAEFRGERILIQRHAKPAVAIISIEDLKPTFWASISSIEDLKPTFWASISSINKLLHAIQNYSF from the coding sequence ATGTCTGTCATCATTGCAAGTGAAGCGCGTGCTAACTTTCCCGATATTATGAACCGTGCTGAATTTCGTGGTGAAAGAATATTAATTCAGCGTCATGCTAAACCTGCGGTAGCAATAATTAGCATTGAGGATTTAAAACCCACATTCTGGGCTTCAATAAGTAGCATTGAGGATTTAAAACCCACATTCTGGGCTTCAATAAGTAGCATAAATAAACTACTACATGCAATTCAGAACTATAGTTTTTAA
- a CDS encoding alpha/beta hydrolase, with the protein MTQTLDFIKFSPKTQQAPTALIITLHGWGANAQDVEALVPYVNLPDYEFFLPNAPYPYPYSPVGRAWYDLRDGNMYEGLAESRQLLIDWLLSLESNTGVPLSRTILSGFSQGGAMTLDVGLTLPLAGLVVMSGYLHPNIGNLHQNSFPPTLIMHGIQDQVVPLQAAIKATEVAQSLGVAVEYHEFDMGHEINLQMLEVLRNFVIKTIS; encoded by the coding sequence ATGACTCAAACATTAGATTTCATCAAATTTTCGCCCAAAACACAGCAAGCGCCCACCGCTTTAATTATCACATTACACGGTTGGGGTGCAAATGCTCAAGATGTTGAAGCTTTAGTGCCTTATGTCAACTTACCTGATTATGAATTCTTTCTTCCCAACGCACCTTATCCATATCCATATTCTCCTGTGGGTAGGGCGTGGTATGACTTACGGGATGGGAATATGTATGAAGGATTGGCAGAAAGTCGGCAATTGTTGATAGATTGGTTACTTTCTTTAGAGAGTAATACAGGTGTGCCGTTATCACGCACTATTTTGAGTGGGTTTTCTCAAGGTGGTGCCATGACTTTAGATGTGGGATTAACTTTGCCCCTTGCTGGTTTAGTTGTGATGAGTGGGTATTTACATCCCAACATAGGAAATCTTCATCAAAATAGTTTTCCACCCACATTAATTATGCATGGAATACAAGACCAAGTTGTACCATTACAGGCTGCTATTAAAGCAACAGAAGTTGCCCAATCCCTGGGAGTGGCGGTGGAATATCATGAATTTGACATGGGACATGAAATTAATTTGCAAATGTTAGAGGTGTTGAGAAATTTTGTTATTAAGACAATTAGTTAG
- a CDS encoding helix-turn-helix domain-containing protein, which yields MNIELFYQRAELLHQYLADLYQTAIVLPWIPSDLVPEAFKELKYTSNKLQLAAEELYHQNEELIQTRNLLETERQHYQELFEFAPDGYLVTNQQGIIQKANHTAAQLLNIAQNFLVGKPIINFIPREQYQHFYSELIQISQSPQTREILLSLKPRHGHYFNASLKVKSLVKNEQQSVTLYWLIRKITGLQQVKSTAVQDQKYLIGDRPINKHSKGESIVLNPLLIYYVVQGVVKLSTLCDTGKEVLTGLVTSGMLFSSSMTSLPIYQGTAITDIELVSIYISELTVLPSLSHILLPKIQQRLQQTESLLVIAATKKVEDRLLYLLEILKQQIGEPIPGGTRLTFRLTHQDIANACYTTRATITRLFTQLQKQGVISFDEKKHIICKNVP from the coding sequence GTGAACATCGAATTATTTTATCAACGTGCAGAACTACTGCATCAGTATTTAGCAGATTTGTACCAGACTGCTATTGTATTACCTTGGATTCCTTCTGATTTAGTACCAGAAGCTTTTAAGGAACTTAAGTATACATCAAATAAATTGCAACTAGCAGCTGAAGAACTGTATCACCAAAATGAAGAACTGATTCAAACACGCAACTTACTGGAAACAGAACGCCAGCACTACCAAGAATTATTTGAGTTTGCACCAGATGGTTATTTAGTCACCAATCAACAAGGTATCATCCAAAAAGCTAACCATACAGCAGCACAGTTACTCAACATAGCTCAAAATTTCCTGGTTGGTAAACCCATAATTAACTTCATTCCAAGGGAACAATACCAGCACTTTTACAGTGAACTCATCCAGATATCTCAATCTCCGCAAACAAGAGAAATATTATTATCCTTAAAACCACGTCATGGCCATTATTTTAATGCTTCTTTGAAAGTAAAATCTCTGGTAAAAAATGAACAGCAATCTGTTACTTTGTATTGGTTAATACGAAAGATCACTGGGCTTCAGCAAGTAAAATCAACTGCTGTTCAGGATCAAAAATACTTAATTGGTGATCGCCCGATAAATAAACATTCCAAAGGAGAAAGTATTGTTCTGAATCCGTTATTAATTTACTATGTGGTTCAGGGTGTAGTTAAACTTAGTACCCTTTGCGACACAGGTAAAGAAGTCCTGACAGGATTAGTAACATCAGGAATGCTGTTTAGCTCTAGTATGACATCCTTACCGATTTACCAAGGAACAGCCATTACAGATATAGAATTAGTCTCCATTTATATATCCGAGCTTACGGTTTTACCATCACTGAGCCATATCCTATTACCAAAAATCCAACAGCGATTACAACAAACAGAATCTTTGTTAGTAATTGCAGCCACAAAAAAAGTAGAAGATCGATTACTGTATTTATTAGAAATTTTAAAACAGCAAATTGGTGAACCAATACCAGGAGGAACTCGGCTCACTTTTCGTCTCACACATCAAGATATTGCCAATGCTTGTTACACAACTAGAGCTACAATTACACGCTTGTTTACTCAATTACAAAAACAAGGTGTGATCAGTTTTGATGAAAAAAAACATATTATTTGTAAAAATGTGCCTTAA
- a CDS encoding type II toxin-antitoxin system RelE family toxin — MLSLQGNPRPQDYAALKGYQGNYRIDQGDYRILYTIDDDNKLVDILRVGKRNNDKVYPNL; from the coding sequence ATACTCTCACTTCAGGGTAATCCTCGTCCTCAAGATTATGCAGCTTTAAAAGGTTATCAAGGTAATTATCGTATTGATCAGGGTGACTATAGAATTTTGTACACCATTGATGACGATAATAAATTGGTTGATATTTTACGAGTTGGTAAACGCAATAATGATAAAGTTTATCCAAACCTGTAA
- a CDS encoding glycosyltransferase family 4 protein, whose translation MNIFMVSSTFPYPPTRGGTQVRTFNLLKYLSQNHSITLVTQCESDVTNSEIEGLRDCVDNLVVFERPSDGQTSAVILKKIQRLGTFFFTGTPPSVLNRYSIEMQAWIDNFVKSGKCDVITCEHSVNEIYIRPYFQTQVKTIVNIHSSVYGTCLDQLATGTSENQFRDKINLPLLRHYERIYCSKFSHIVVTTVEDKQQLQQFRQSSQIAVIPNGVDLVTFPNRPTDPGGHRIIFIGAMDNLANIDAVYFFSNEVLPEIQNLYPDTTFDIVGSRPEPAILSLGQKPGINVTGRVPSMGEYLHKSTICVVPMRTGFGIKNKTLEAMAAGIPVVGSDRGLEGLAVDGINTPLRALRANQPTEYVAAISQLFEQPELRYQLSTHARQLVETQFTWEIAGQRYEEICL comes from the coding sequence ATGAATATCTTCATGGTATCTTCAACTTTTCCCTATCCACCAACCAGGGGAGGAACCCAAGTCAGGACATTTAATTTACTTAAGTATCTCAGCCAAAACCATAGTATTACCCTGGTAACTCAATGTGAGTCCGATGTCACAAACTCGGAAATAGAAGGTTTACGAGATTGCGTAGATAACTTAGTTGTGTTTGAACGTCCCTCAGATGGGCAAACATCAGCGGTAATACTTAAGAAAATTCAGCGATTAGGTACATTTTTCTTCACAGGGACACCACCAAGCGTCCTTAACCGCTACTCAATAGAGATGCAAGCATGGATTGACAACTTTGTTAAATCAGGTAAATGTGATGTAATTACCTGTGAACATAGCGTCAATGAAATTTATATACGTCCCTATTTTCAAACTCAGGTAAAAACTATAGTTAATATTCATAGTTCTGTGTATGGTACTTGTCTGGATCAGTTAGCAACTGGCACATCAGAAAATCAATTTAGAGATAAAATTAATCTGCCATTGTTACGTCATTATGAACGGATTTACTGTTCTAAATTCTCACATATAGTAGTTACTACAGTGGAAGATAAACAACAACTACAACAGTTTCGACAGAGTTCTCAAATTGCTGTCATTCCTAATGGTGTGGACTTAGTCACCTTTCCCAACCGTCCTACAGATCCTGGTGGACATCGGATAATTTTTATTGGGGCAATGGATAATTTAGCTAATATTGATGCTGTCTATTTTTTTAGCAATGAAGTATTACCAGAGATCCAAAATCTTTATCCTGACACTACCTTTGATATAGTCGGTTCTCGTCCCGAACCAGCAATTTTATCACTTGGGCAAAAACCCGGAATTAATGTGACTGGTCGTGTACCTTCTATGGGAGAATATTTGCATAAATCTACTATCTGTGTTGTACCAATGCGAACAGGATTTGGAATTAAAAATAAAACGTTGGAAGCGATGGCTGCGGGTATACCGGTGGTGGGGAGCGATCGCGGTTTAGAAGGACTAGCTGTAGATGGCATAAACACACCACTAAGAGCATTAAGAGCAAATCAACCCACAGAATACGTAGCTGCTATTTCTCAACTCTTTGAACAGCCAGAACTCAGATATCAACTCTCTACTCACGCTAGACAATTGGTAGAAACTCAATTTACTTGGGAAATTGCTGGTCAGCGTTATGAGGAAATTTGCTTATAA
- the nblR gene encoding response regulator transcription factor NblR produces the protein MILPHSACVLVIEPDDSLAHQLAFDLEEAGYDAIVAHDAVSGLQQYRDARGGHSHRQPALIVIDRMLTGESGLSLCRNLHTIGNCSPVLILMARDTVDDRVACLEAGADDYILKPYRSEDFLKLVRLYLKPDVDTTEQLRFGDLVLDIGTRRVIYNSRTIELTMKEFELLKFFMEHPREVLTREQILENVWGYDFMGESNVIEVYIRYLRLKIEEEGQKRLIQTVRGVGYVLRES, from the coding sequence ATGATACTTCCTCACAGTGCCTGTGTTCTGGTGATTGAACCCGATGATAGTCTAGCTCATCAACTGGCTTTTGATTTGGAAGAAGCTGGCTATGATGCGATTGTGGCTCATGATGCAGTCAGTGGTTTACAACAATACCGTGATGCCCGAGGTGGGCATAGTCATCGCCAACCTGCTTTAATAGTTATAGACCGGATGCTGACTGGAGAGTCAGGACTCTCGTTGTGCAGAAATCTTCATACTATCGGTAACTGTTCTCCTGTATTAATTTTAATGGCTAGAGATACAGTTGATGATCGTGTAGCTTGTCTGGAAGCTGGTGCTGACGATTACATTCTCAAACCCTATCGCTCGGAAGATTTTTTGAAGTTGGTTCGTTTGTATCTCAAACCTGATGTTGATACCACAGAACAGCTACGCTTTGGGGATTTGGTTTTAGATATCGGAACCCGTCGCGTCATCTACAACAGCAGAACCATCGAATTGACAATGAAGGAATTTGAATTATTAAAGTTCTTTATGGAACATCCCCGTGAAGTATTAACCCGCGAACAAATTTTAGAAAATGTTTGGGGTTACGATTTTATGGGTGAGTCAAATGTGATTGAAGTATATATTCGGTACTTACGTCTGAAAATTGAAGAAGAAGGACAAAAGCGCTTAATTCAAACGGTTCGTGGTGTAGGGTATGTATTAAGAGAATCCTAA